The Rosa rugosa chromosome 3, drRosRugo1.1, whole genome shotgun sequence sequence ATTCAAGTATGCATATTCAAACGCATACTTCGCTATACGTTCTGAGCAGAACTTTGTGATCACCTAGCAAAACCACTCAATCAGAGCCATAAAAACACAATCTTCCACCATCAAAACCTTGCTCAGTAACAACTTTGACAGTAAAAAATATACAAAATCGGAGGGAGCTTGATTAGCATACCTTGAGGCTCTCCACGACTCCGGGAACGACTTCGTGCTCGAGGCCGGCGTACTCACCCTCGGTGTTCTCTCTGATCACCACAATGTCCACGTTCTCGTGGCGCGTGGGGAGTCCAGGAAGGTTGAAGCAATTGACCAGCGACGCGTACAAATCAAGCTCCTTCCTCAGCTGCATATTGAGGGAGCTCACGCCGCCGCCGACCGGCGTCTTAAGCCCGCCCTTTATGCAGACCTTGTTCCTCCGGATCGAGTCCATCACCTCCGGCGGGACGCGGCTCATGTCGCCGTGGACGTCGTAGCGCTCGAAGAACACCGGCGCGTGCATCGCCTCCATGACTTGCTCCACGGCGTTGGTGACGAGCGGCCCGATCCCGTCGCCGGGGATGAGAGTGACGCAGCGCGGGGTTCCGTCGCCGGGTCGGGGCATGTAAGTGACCGATCGGGTGTTCGGGTCGGGTTTGGGGAGGAAGGATCCGAGTGTGGGACGGTGAGAGAGCTGCTTGAGGATGGGGAGGGCTCGACGGGCCATCGagctagggttttgatttttCCGAGTCCGACGGGGAGGTGTCTCTGGGTTTTAGAGAGAGGGTCGTCGACTTTGCGGAGAGGAAGGAAAGAGTTGGACTTGATTGGTCGGCGGGTGATAGAAGTTGGGGAGGGAATCGGAAAAGTAGGGAAATTGGAGGACTTGTTTGCAAAAATTCCAACGGCCCAATTTCTTCTTTGTATGATGTCCAGTGTCAGCCACGTGCGCGCGTTCCTTCTTTtcagtgaaatgaaaaaataagGACCGGGCATAAACCGGTTTTTCTAACCGCCGATTTTTCCAGTTCGGTAACCGAATTGTgatcaaaacgacgtcgttttggaaGAGAACCGCACCGAACTGCTTCACTGCGGTGCGGTTTCGGTTCATGGCTGCGAACCGCCCGCATTGAACCGCACCGGAccgaattattattattatatatatataattatttttaatgatttttatatatatatatatataatatcatTAAGTTACCCTAGCTTAGCAGATCGCCGTTtccttcatttttcattttttccctcatctttCGATCTCTCCATCATCGCTCACAGTGTGAGCCTCACACAACTACCACCACCGCCGGTTTTTCAATCGAAACTGACCCATCGAGAAGGCCTGAAGATCCGGCGATCGAGAAGGCACGACAGTTACCTAATCGAAAAGAGGACACGACAGTTACCTAATCGAGAAGGCCTGAAGATCCGGCGATCGTGAGCGGCGGAGTTACGGTGGTCTACGGGCCTGCAGTGGCGGTGGTCTCGCATGACTCAGCTTCTCTCGGCGTCTCTCTCTCGAGTATCTCAGCTTCTCTCATGGCTAGAACCCCATCGCCGGTAAGGATCGAGTTCCCTTCTCTTCTCAGTTCTCTcacttctctgtctctctcgatttttttctttttccagttCTTGTGTTCAAAACCAGTTGATACTTTGATGAGATTATGACTTATGAGAGTGTGATGACTGATGTGACTAGTTTGTGTGATAGTTCAACGATGAGTCAGTTCTCTcacttctctgtctctctcgaatttttttctttttccaattaTTGTGTCAAAACCAGTTGACACCAGAGTATATAGTAACAGAGAGATAGAATGATAGGTTTACTATCAAGTTATTTGATAGCTATACCCAGCTAAGTGACCGTTGGAAATAGTTATGGAACTATGGAAGATAAGTGTGAAGTCTTGTTTTGGATTTGCTGCAGAGTTGATTGAAACAAATTGTTTTTCATGGCTACTTGCAGATAATGGAAGGGATTTCCTCAACTCCAACATTTTCACCAACTGGAACTGTAGACTCTAGCATCGGGACGACCCCCGCACCGAGTCCAAGTGCTGCAGTTGTTCAAAGTGATGCTCCAGTACCACCACGTCCACCACTTCCCCCACAAGGTGAACAACAAGACGGAACAAGCAAGCGGAAGAATAGCTCAATTGTGTGGCAGCATTTCGAGAAATGCAAGAATCCAGATGGGAGTTTCATGAAGCCAGGGCGTTCAAAGTGCAAGTACTGCCCCCAAACCTATGCAAGCGACTCCAGAAGCAATGGCACAACAGCAATGAGGACACACGTGATGTTCCAGTGCAGGAAATCAACCAAAGATGAGCTGCAGATGTATGAGGAGTTGGAAAAGCTGGAAATTGGTAAGGGTTTCAccgttttaattttttgtttttgaacttCCTGATTTGTAAAATAGCTGTGTTTTGCATTGTTAATTCTGCGATCATTTATAAGGATATGAATCTGTAGTTTCTTTGGATTTGTAAGATAGCTTTCTGATTTGGATgggtttatttgtttttatgcTTTGCACTTGTTGGGAATTTGATGGACAGATGGAGGGGAATCTGCTGTTAGTGACACTGAGGAATGAAGTGAAGGAGTTGGATTGCTTGGAGGAAGCTTGAAGTCGGCACTCGGCAACTCTGAGTTTGGCACTTTGGCATTTGTTTGCTTGTTGGACTACCATTTTATTTTGGTCTGTAATTTGGCACCATTATGAACTCCCATTCTCAGTTTCCCACTTTCTGCATTTGGttaatttgaagttttgaactttAACAAATGCTTTGTATTAGTGTAATTCACTAATTTGAATCTATTCAGACCGATTGTATCAGTAGTTCTGTAGTTGGTTTGTAGAAGTTTCAGTTTTTAGTtgatttttctattattttcaaGTCTGCAGGTTTTCAAATTTCCAGGTTTTGGTTGCATGTTTTAGTATGCGGTTTGGGTGCAAACCGCACCGCACCGCACCGATAAAACGGTGCAACCGAAAATGCAGTCCAAACCATTTTAAAGCGGTTGCGGTTTGTAAAATAGGCCTACCGAATAATGCGGTGTGGTTGCGGTTTCAGGTCCAaaccgacccgaaccgcaccACGCCCAGCCCTAGAAATTGTATTCCTAACTTCTCTCGTGCTCAAACATCGATGGTTAGTAATAATTTACTGCGGTGACTTCATAGATTAGTCATTGACTCGTTGCCTTGAACATAATCCGTAAATGGTGAGAAATGGTAAAAAAAAGTAAGTTGCCAATGCTAGCCTACCTGATACAGTACTCACTGGTATTAGAGATAGTGAGATGGAGTAAAAGAATTCTCTTTTCTTATAGCAAAAATTAAGTCGAAGAGATAATGATAATCATTCGATAGCTTTGACTAATTTAGCCATTATGATGcttgtcataaaaaaaacatatttagccatttagagcaactccaacagattccccatattttgatttttctttactttagagaaaaataagcctcttttgctccaacaaattccctataactatccctattttagggaaagtgaggaaagagaaaaccaaattccctatatttacagcaaattaactccaaaattttaaggaagaatatggagattttagatgattgttgtaaaatagggaatctgttggagttggagaacaaaaagaggctaaagctttgacttttgcttccctataatatagaaattataaggaagatgttggagttgctcttagatgACTATTCTGTATTGGCTTTGGGTACTTAAATTAGGGGGAGATTCATTGCTCAATTCATTTAACAAGACTCTCAAAAGTTCATTTACAAAATAACAATGTGGTTAGTTGATTTCGTGGTGAGTCGTGCTCAACTGTCATTGGTTTTAAATTtaagaatgaaaaataataaagcagTTTGAATGCTCATTATTTTTCAACATTGAATTTAAATCCAATGACAATTGAGTGCAATTGAGTACCAATTAGTTGACGACCAACACATGACTCAATCAAGCACGACAATTTGTCTACATTAATGTCGATATCCATGCTCATGACTTACAGCAAAATCGACTCAGGTGAAAGAAGATCGTGAACCATTTTCTTGACGGATAAACTACAAGATCCACAAATGAGTGCCAGTAAGTTCACCACGTACACCACCAAGCTGAAAGACTTAGAAACTGAATCCAATATATCTTCATATCTTGATAACAATCAAATCAGTTTGGAAGAAACT is a genomic window containing:
- the LOC133738192 gene encoding isocitrate dehydrogenase [NAD] regulatory subunit 1, mitochondrial isoform X1; the protein is MARRALPILKQLSHRPTLGSFLPKPDPNTRSVTYMPRPGDGTPRCVTLIPGDGIGPLVTNAVEQVMEAMHAPVFFERYDVHGDMSRVPPEVMDSIRRNKVCIKGGLKTPVGGGVSSLNMQLRKELDLYASLVNCFNLPGLPTRHENVDIVVIRENTEGEYAGLEHEVVPGVVESLKVITKFCSERIAKYAFEYAYLNNRKKVTAVHKANIMKLADGLFLESCREVATKYPSIKYSEIIVDNCCMQLVSKPEQFDVMVTPNLYGNLVANTAAGIAGGTGVMPGGNVGADHAVFEQGASAGNVGNEKLWEQKTANPVALLLSSAMMLRHLQFPSFADRLETAVKRVISEGKYRTKDLGGVSTTQEVVDAVISNLD
- the LOC133738192 gene encoding isocitrate dehydrogenase [NAD] regulatory subunit 1, mitochondrial isoform X2, translated to MARRALPILKQLSHRPTLGSFLPKPDPNTRSVTYMPRPGDGTPRCVTLIPGDGIGPLVTNAVEQVMEAMHAPVFFERYDVHGDMSRVPPEVMDSIRRNKVCIKGGLKTPVGGGVSSLNMQLRKELDLYASLVNCFNLPGLPTRHENVDIVVIRENTEGEYAGLEHEVVPGVVESLKFCSERIAKYAFEYAYLNNRKKVTAVHKANIMKLADGLFLESCREVATKYPSIKYSEIIVDNCCMQLVSKPEQFDVMVTPNLYGNLVANTAAGIAGGTGVMPGGNVGADHAVFEQGASAGNVGNEKLWEQKTANPVALLLSSAMMLRHLQFPSFADRLETAVKRVISEGKYRTKDLGGVSTTQEVVDAVISNLD